A stretch of Podospora bellae-mahoneyi strain CBS 112042 chromosome 5, whole genome shotgun sequence DNA encodes these proteins:
- a CDS encoding hypothetical protein (EggNog:ENOG503NUSD; COG:C) codes for MAPAEPNALPFRPKGETPHFAEEKEGWKGYVEWEEFPEKKKQAQEVLKRYDFPEPPEFQLIPLPTTNPVLTGERWKQYHSALGLSHIFHHSWETVLQEKSPDMTHILQFPYNGEAPGDRLIKTELTNNKDHFVRNHGGIPDIDPAKWTLDIGGLVKNPKKLTLAQLQDEKTFPRQSNIVTLQCSGTRRIEQIHEYPGDGDELINAPWGEGAISTARWTGVSLKRVIKYCGGLVDDKGADNIEFYGADTYFKKGGVHNYVVSVPWRKVKAHEVLLAWDMNGEQLPKIHGFPVRVVVFGYIGARSVKWLYKIRAIHRPSMAPVQRKEYLYYTPQIGKQNATYSNGFSIQDMPVSSAIITPKNMDQIVHEGRVRLAGWAYSGGGHWPVRVEVSGDGGSIWYEVPTENMSTKYFYAWRTWWVDLPVDAEGWLEMCVRCWDNAMNTQPTFVRSAWNWDLHVTSSAHRVKIYSINKSRPNTAARLKQLEENNTPIVPITRPIQFDLETDEEYAKAMESRAWRDPLE; via the exons ATGGCCCCCGCAGAACCCAACGCACTGCCTTTCAGGCCAAAGGGGGAGACACCTCACTttgctgaggagaaggagggttGGAAGGGATATGTCGAATGGGAGGAATTccccgagaagaagaagcaagcTCAGGAAGTCCTAAAGAGATATGATTTTCCCGAA CCCCCCGAGTTCCaactcatccccctcccaaccaccaaccccgtccTCACGGGCGAACGCTGGAAGCAGTACCACTCCGCCTTGGGCCTATCCCACATCTTCCACCACAGCTGGGAAACCGTCCTCCAAGAAAAGTCTCCAGACATGACCCACATTCTGCAGTTCCCCTACAACGGCGAAGCCCCCGGCGACCGCCTCATCAAAACAGAACTCACAAACAACAAAGACCACTTTGTCCGCAACCACGGCGGCATCCCTGACATCGATCCCGCTAAATGGACTCTTGACATTGGCGGTTTGGTTAAGAACCCGAAGAAACTCACTTTGGCGCAGCTTCAGGATGAGAAGACTTTTCCTAGGCAATCTAATATTGTCACGCTTCAATGCAGCGGTACTCGTCGGATAGAGCAGATACATGAGTACCCTGGCGATGGCGACGAACTGATCAACGCGCCGTGGGGGGAGGGCGCTATCTCTACTGCGAGATGGACGGGGGTTTCGCTTAAGAGGGTTATCAAGTATTGTGGTGGTCTTGTTGATGATAAGGGGGCGGATAATATCGAGTTTTATGGTGCGGACACGTACTttaagaaggggggggtgcACAATTATGTTGTTAGTGTGCCGTGGAGGAAGGTCAAGGCGCATGAGGTGCTGCTGGCGTGGGATATGAACGGGGAGCAGCTGCCGAAAATTCATGGGTTcccggtgagggtggtggtgtttgggtatATTGGGGCGAGGAGCGTCAAGTGGTTGTATAAAATCAGGGCCATCCACCGGCCGAGCATGGCGCCGGTGCAGCGTAAGGAGTATTTGTATTATACGCCGCAGATTGGGAAGCAGAATGCGACGTACAGTAATGGGTTTTCCATTCAGGATATGCCGGTTAGCTCGGCGATTATTACGCCGAAAAATATGGATCAGATTGTGCATGAGGGGAGGGTTAGGCTGGCGGGGTGGGCTTACTCTGGGGGAGGGCACTGGCCGGTGAGGGTGGAAGTTagtggagatggggggagtATTTGGTATGAGGTCCCGACGGAGAATATGTCTACCAAGTACTTTTACGCCTGGAGGACATGGTGGGTTGATTTGCCGGTTGATgcggaggggtggttggagaTGTGCGTGAGGTGCTGGGATAATGCGATGAATACGCAGCCTACTTTTGTTAGGAGTGCTTG GAACTGGGACTTGCACGTCACTTCCTCTGCTCATCGCGTCAAAATCTACAGTATCAACAAGTCGAGGCCGAACACTGCTGCGAGGCTCAAGCAGTTGGAGGAGAACAATACCCCCATCGTGCCGATCACGAGACCGATTCAATTTGATTTGGAGACTGATGAGGAGTATGCGAAGGCCATGGAGTCAAGGGCTTGGAGGGATCCGTTGGAGTAG
- a CDS encoding hypothetical protein (EggNog:ENOG503NWNX; COG:F), which yields MDEDQGPSQIVPGQTPKKTFGDRLNTIRKTFTTKEGLIGDYDYAFLFRPNLPFMAKSDKAPPFFGLNDRMPVVLALILGFQHALAMLAGIITPPIIMSGAGGVNLTTEQTQYLVSTALIVSGLLSAIQITRVHIKGTPYYIGTGLISVVGISFAIIPVATGAFNQMYENGFCQKDELGAKLPCPDAYGAVLGTAALCALLEIALSFMPPKIMLRIFPPIVTGPTVMLIGIHLIESGFKNWAGGSGLCAEKNPAEFFARCPDISAPNALPWGSPEYLGLGFSVFVTIILCERFGSPIMKSTSVIIGLLTGCIIAAATGYFNRAGIDNAPVASFIWVKTFKLTLYGPLVLPLMAVFIICACEAIGDITATCDVSRLEVEGKLYESRIQGGVLADGINGMLAALCTITPVTTFAQNNGVIALTRCANRSAGYCCCFFLVIMGVFAKFAASLVAIPSAVLGGMTTFLFTAVAVSGMAIITKGVPFNRRNRFILTAGLALGYGATLVPNYFENVFSYSGENKGLQGFLDAISLIMETGFAVTAMICMILNLTLPMEVEDVTEAVAGQNQSVVTAARPTSAGDSVEEEKGIKSA from the exons ATGGATGAGGATCAAGGTCCGTCCCAGATTGTCCCTGGGCAGACGCCCAAGAAGACTTTTGGCGATCGCCTCAATACCATCAGAAAGACCTTCACTACCAAGGAAGGTCTCATCGGCGACTATGACTACGCATTCCTTTTCCGGCCGAACCTCCCCTTCATGGCCAAATCCGACAAGGCTCCACCATTCTTCGGCCTCAACGACCGCATGCctgtcgtcctcgccctgATTCTCGGCTTCCAGCACGCCCTTGCCATGTTGGCTGGTATCATCACACCTCCAATCATCATGtccggcgccggcggtgtcaacctcaccaccgagcAAACTCAGTACCTCGTCTCTACCGCCCTCATCGTCTCCGGTCTCCTCTCCGCTATCCAGATTACCCGTGTGCACATCAAGGGCACTCCCTACTACATTGGCACTGGTCTGATCTCTGTCGTCGGTATCTCGTTCGCCATTATTCCCGTTGCCACcggtgccttcaaccagATGTACGAGAATGGCTTTTGCCAAAAGGATGAGCTTGGTGCCAAGCTCCCTTGCCCCGATGCCTACGGCGCTGTTCTTGGCACAGCTGCCCTTTGCGCCCTCCTCGAAATCGCCCTGAGCTTCATGCCACCAAAGATCATGCTCCGTATCTTCCCCCCAATAGTCACCGGCCCTACCGTCATGCTCATCGGTATCCACCTCATCGAGTCCGGCTTCAAGAACTGGGCCGGTGGCTCTGGTCTCTGCGCTGAGAAGAACCCCGCCGAGTTCTTTGCCCGCTGCCCCGATATTTCTGCGCCGAACGCCCTGCCGTGGGGTTCGCCAGAGTACCTCGGTCTCGGCTTCAGCGTCTTCGTTACCATCATCCTCTGCGAGCGTTTCGGTTCTCCCATCATGAAGTCTACCTCTGTCATTATCGGTCTCTTGACTGGCTGCAtcattgctgctgccactGGCTACTTCAACCGTGCCGGTATCGACAATGCGCCTGTTGCCTCCTTCATCTGGGTCAAGACCTTCAAGCTTACGCTTTATGGACCGCTGGTGTTGCCGCTGATGGCAGTGTTCATCATCTGCGCTTGCGAGGCTATTGGTGATATCACCGCTACTTGCGATGTCTCCAGACTCGAGGTGGAGGGCAAGCTCTACGAGAGCAGAATCCAGGGTGGTGTCTTGGCTGATGGTATCAACGGTATGCTGGCTGCCCTCTGCACCATCACTCCTGTTACCACCTTTGCCCAGAACAATGGTGTTATTGCTTTGACTCGCTGCGCCAACAGAAGCGCCGGTTACTGCTGCTG CTTCTTCCTTGTCATCATGGGTGTCTTCGCCAAGTTCGCCGCCTCCCTTGTTGCTATCCCATCTGCCGTCCTCGGTGGCATGACCACCTTCCTTTTCACCGCTGTCGCCGTTTCCGGTATGGCCATTATCACTAAGGGTGTGCCATTCAACCGCCGCAACAGATTCATCCTCACTGCTGGTCTTGCTCTCGGCTATGGTGCTACTCTTGTGCCGAACTACTTTGAGAATGTCTTCAGCTACAGCGGCGAGAACAAGGGCCTGCAGGGCTTCCTTGAtgccatctccctcatcatGGAGACTGGCTTTGCTGTCACGGCCATGATCTGCATGATCTTGAACCTGACGCTCccgatggaggtggaggatgttaCTGAGGCGGTTGCTGGGCAGAACCAGAGTGTGGTGACTGCGGCGAGGCCGACGAGTGCGGGGGAtagtgttgaggaggagaagggtaTCAAGAGCGCCTGA
- the GDE1_2 gene encoding Glycerophosphocholine phosphodiesterase (COG:U; EggNog:ENOG503NUB5) — translation MSNGPARSQSTTSIPITTVKMRFGQNYHRNFVPEWSEHYVDCNLLKKHAKLGNIADIYEYLDNAVPALEAFYQHEINTDSFQQEDLDKLQWFGRVNVDAIERIITKLKRNGHAGSPDPSRFAFWKNSRQMKFYNQQNGNGLQDGILPNKPRTANPLQVAIRYQDDERVLALVQDSKNLRYLSARGENALHVTAQLGRLDYTNLLLKALAKSGLDHDIPDISRGWTPLFFAAVDGHLDIVQLLLEAGSNQHQKDHFGWTAKEYAVFKGHLAVAGLFETTDTDGLTGGPEQSPIGPSVYAPEHCREGEQIIIATLGSSRKDRVVTEVDLSYCSSVYAPGTNQDVASFYLTISAAGNKSQLRRKVQLPILDDQINDPFIFTISSDVAAQLIFHVYRATPEGNVLLGSGTALLEGNSHQFGTGRQSLIREQTVPILDKETMSVAGTVTFTFLIAKPYIHDLQGPQGFSTPEEWKTALTPVSSPPLLIGHRGTGQNLIANKHLQIGENTVGSFLSAATLGASFVEFDVQVTRDLQAVCFHDFSLSESGTDVPVHDLTLDQFLHASKIQSPHGNPLSMLGKPCSHDEGNNARPRSRSLGEQFEAGAIQIRDRMKHTVDFKLKGFKPNTRGEFIQDSFATLKDILTQLPEEIGLDIEIKYPRLHEAVDAGVTPVAIELNTFVDVALDTIRQHNKKGSKRKIVLSSFTPEICILLSLKQKAYPVFFITNAGKIPMTDMEVRAASVQVAVRFARRWNLTGIVFACEALLLSPRLVGYVKKKGGLVCATYGELNNQAEVVRKQVAAGVDIIVADRVRLVADTLAVLN, via the exons ATGAGCAACGGTCCGGCCCGATCACAAAGCACCACTTCCATCCCCATTACCACCGTCAAGATGAGGTTTGGGCAGAATTATCACCGGAATTTTGTTCCGGAATGGAGTGAGCACTATGTCGACTGCAACTTGCTCAAGAAACATGCCAAACTGGGCAACATCGCAG ACATCTATGAGTACTTGGACAATGCCGTTCCTGCTCTAGAAGCCTTCTACCAACACGAAATCAACACCGACAGCTTCCAGCAAGAAGATTTGGATAAACTGCAGTGGTTTGGAAGAGTCAACGTGGACGCTATCGAAAGAATCATCACAAAGCTCAAGCGAAATGGTCACGCTGGCAGTCCAGATCCCAGCAGATTTGCCTTCTGGAAAAACTCACGGCAAATGAAATTTTACAATCAGCAAAATGGGAATGGGCTCCAGGATGGAATTCTCCCCAACAAGCCGAGAACAGCGAACCCTCTCCAGGTGGCGATCAGGTATCAAGATGACGAACGGGTTCTTGCTCTGGTACAAGACTCAAAAAACCTGCGCTATCTATCTGCCCGTGGGGAAAACGCCCTCCATGTTACCGCTCAGCTTGGTCGGCTCGATTACACaaatcttcttctcaaagcTTTGGCCAAAAGTGGTCTCGACCATGACATTCCCGACATATCAAGAGGTTGGACACCGCTCTTCTTTGCCGCCGTGGACGGCCACTTAGATATCGTACAACTACTGCTCGAAGCGGGGTCGAATCAGCACCAAAAGGATCATTTCGGGTGGACTGCCAAAGAGTACGCTGTTTTCAAAGGGCACCTCGCCGTGGCTGGTCTCTTTGAAACCACCGATACCGATGGGTTGACTGGTGGACCTGAACAGAGTCCAATTGGACCCTCCGTTTACGCTCCTGAGCACTGCAGAGAGGGTGAGCAGATCATTATTGCCACGCTGGGGAGTTCAAGGAAAGACAGGGTAGTGACGGAAGTTGATTTGAGCTACTGCTCCTCGGTATACGCCCCCGGAACAAACCAAGACGTTGCTTCTTTCTACCTAACTATATCAGCCGCGGGAAACAAGTCCCAACTCCGACGGAAAGTGCAGCTTCCCATCCTGGACGATCAAATCAACGACCCCTTTATCTTTACAATTTCTTCAGACGTCGCAGCACAGTTGATATTCCACGTTTACCGCGCCACCCCTGAGGGAAATGTCTTGCTTGGAAGCGGGACCGCTCTTCTAGAGGGGAATTCCCATCAATTTGGAACAGGACGACAGAGTCTCATCCGCGAGCAGACTGTTCCCATCTTGGACAAAGAGACGATGAGTGTGGCCGGAACAGTCACATTCACCTTCCTCATTGCCAAACCATATATCCATGATCTTCAGGGGCCACAAGGATTTTCTACACCAGAAGAATGGAAAACAGCGCTCACGCCAGTGTCTTCGCCACCTTTGCTCATTGGACATCGAGGCACCGGCCAAAACCTCATCGCCAACAAACACCTCCAAATAGGAGAAAACACCGTCGGCTCCTTCCTCTCAGCAGCCACTCTCGGCGCCTCCTTTGTCGAATTCGACGTCCAAGTCACCCGGGATCTGCAGGCAGTCTGCTTCCACGACTTTTCCCTCAGCGAGTCCGGCACCGATGTCCCCGTTCACGATCTCACGCTGGATCAGTTTTTACATGCGAGCAAAATCCAATCTCCGCACGGAAATCCCCTTTCCATGCTTGGGAAGCCTTGTTCCCATGATGAAGGCAACAATGCCAGACCACGATCTCGCTCACTGGGGGAACAGTTCGAGGCAGGGGCGATCCAGATCCGGGACAGGATGAAGCACACGGTTGATTTCAAGCTCAAAGGTTTCAAGCCAAACACCAGGGGGGAATTCATCCAGGATTCATTTGCTACTCTCAAGGACATCCTGACGCAACTGCCGGAGGAGATAGGGTTGGATATCGAGATCAAATACCCTCGTTTACACGAAGCGGTCGATGCTGGTGTGACTCCGGTGGCTATCGAGTTGAACAcctttgttgatgttgctctTGATACGATACGGCAGCACAACAAGAAGGGTTCCAAGAGGAAGATCGTGCTTTCTTCGTTCACACCAGAGATATGCATTCTTCTGTCTCTGAAACAAAAGGCTTACCCGGTGTTTTTTATTACGAATGCTGGGAAGATTCCCATGACGGACATGGAGGTTAGAGCGGCTAGTGTTCAAGTGGCTGTGAGGTTTGCCAGACGGTGGAATTTGACTGGGATAGTCTTTGCGTGTGAGgcgttgctgttgagcccgaggttggtggggtatgtgaagaagaagggagggcTGGTGTGTGCTACCTATGGGGAGCTGAATAACCAagcggaggtggtgagg AAACAGGTAGCGGCGGGGGTGGATATCATTGTTGCGGACCGGGTCCGCTTGGTAGCTGATACCTTGGCGGTGCTGAATtag
- a CDS encoding hypothetical protein (COG:M; EggNog:ENOG503NXTW): MDPLSLAASIITVASLAASTCSAISELRSLCKCLPGRIHAIGNEVADLEVVLSQVAALLKERSNLLGSQQTIRSIPHLLIQARLKLNQLASIVERLTAASSEYKIPVLKAGIWLKEQDMVKIRLDIQEISSLTTRSSIQSTQEHLAMSKAFRRLYAPKTPSVFVFDLSLQHATPAADAVATLSSVLQTPAILHNLLGRLFLGYSGLPLRSSKCDSEECRGARARQVSMEYWFPMSLWSTIIRLQIVTTLNGGPSLYLDSLRRIPDSSQAVDFAQKGNTRGLQYLFNNGLASPRDVSTSRGYTLLRWALYAKQYETVKFLVHAGADADYRPISEFDNSPRLKACHFLLEGGLSEAATEAIRTITRGSYFLDDFIEASKFTQIHKIVLGLSLQILEEELIRNPGDTNVQDSMGRTPLAWAAAKGDVQTVATLLSFGADPNIMDVQISGPLSNAAAQGHTACVKLLLEAGADPDPLPPKGVQKGSPLSVASRNSKDATLLKRLLDFGADVNTRTVEGKTPLFMRQGMTTPVLPCSFWSTTPLTTAITYNSHNVLRLFLDRWSEYSVWPRLKGPNLIKIAALYGDVGTMDILANASHFRPNHDKEYTLGNFKAILRQREDVTEELVWAFDELLSVINAALDMRRGEEDLMEAGFFSCLGSRSNTWEDGFWRKEEDSESDEESVESFQDAVEKLEVIAAAEVR, translated from the exons ATGGACCCCTTATCCCTCGCTGCCAGTATCATCACGGTGGCTAGCCTTGCAGCCTCTACCTGCTCAGCCATCTCTGAATTGCGCTCACTTTGCAAATGCCTCCCGGGGCGCATCCATGCCATAGGGAACGAGGTGGCCGATCTCGAGGTCGTTCTTTCACAGGTCGCCGCACTCCTGAAGGAGCGGTCCAATCTTCTGGGCTCACAGCAGACCATACGCTCCATTCCTCATTTATTGATTCAGGCACGACTCAAACTAAACCAACTCGCATCCATCGTTGAGCGGCTCACCGCGGCATCGTCGGAATACAAGATCCCCGTTCTCAAAGCCGGCATATGGCTCAAAGA ACAAGACATGGTTAAGATTCGACTTGATATACAAGAAATATCATCACTCACCACCAGATCCTCCATTCAATCGACACAAGAGCATCTTGCTATGAGCAAAGC TTTTCGCAGATTG TATGCTCCGAAGACACCATCGGTGTTCGTGTTCGACCTTTCATTGCAACATGCAACACCGGCTGCCGATGCTGTTGCCACACTCAGCAGCGTTCTGCAAACGCCAGCAATTCTACACAATTTGTTGGGAAGATTGTTTCTTGGGTATTCTGGACTACCACTTCGCAGTTCAAAGTGCGACAGCGAAGAATGCCGCGGTGCTCGTGCCAGGCAAGTCAGCATGGAATACTGGTTTCCCATGTCACTGTggtccaccatcatcagacTCCAAATCGTGACAACCCTCAACGGAGGACCATCACTGTATCTCGATTCTCTCAGAAGAATACCCGACTCTTCTCAGGCCGTTGATTTTGCTCAAAAGGGTAACACACGGGGGTTGCAGTATCTCTTCAATAATGGACTTGCTTCCCCACGAGATGTCAGCACAAGCCGCGGCTACACTCTGCTGAGATGGGCCTTGTATGCAAAGCAGTACGAAACCGTCAAGTTTCTTGTTCACGCTGGCGCAGACGCCGATTACCGACCGATATCCGAATTTGACAATAGTCCAAGACTCAAGGCGTGTCATTTTCTGCTGGAAGGTGGGCTATCTGAGGCGGCAACAGAAGCTATCAGGACAATCACACGGGGAAGTTATTTTCTCGACGACTTCATCGAGGCGTCCAAGTTTACGCAAATTCACAAGATTGTCTTGGGGCTCTCGCTTCAGATCCTAGAAGAGGAGCTTATTCGGAACCCTGGGGATACGAATGTACAGGACTCCATGGGACGCACTCCGCTGGCGTGGGCTGCGGCCAAGGGTGATGTCCAGACAGTGGCCACACTGCTCAGCTTTGGTGCCGACCCCAACATCATGGATGTCCAGATCTCTGGACCATTGTCCAATGCAGCAGCTCAGGGTCATACTGCATGCGTCAAACTTCTCCTTGAGGCAGGGGCAGATCCGGACCCTCTTCCCCCGAAAGGTGTCCAGAAAGGCAGTCCGCTTAGCGTCGCCTCGCGGAACAGCAAGGACGCTACTCTGCTTAAGAGATTGCTGGATTTCGGTGCTGATGTCAACACCCGTACGGTGGAAGGAAAGACGCCACTATTCATGCGACAAGGAATGACAACGCCAGTTTTGCCATGCTCCTTTTGGAGTACG ACACCTCTCACGACGGCAATTACATACAACAGCCACAACGTCTTACGTCTCTTTCTCGATCGATGGTCAGAATACAGCGTCTGGCCTCGTCTCAAAGGGCCGAATCTCATCAAAATTGCGGCGTTGTACGGTGACGTGGGAACGATGGATATTCTGGCGAACGCGAGTCACTTTCGGCCAAACCATGACAAGGAGTATACACTCGGCAACTTCAAGGCTATTCTACGTCAAAGAGAGGATGTtacggaggagctggtgTGGGCATTTGATGAACTTTTGAGTGTCATCAATGCGGCACTGGATatgaggaggggtgaggaggatttgATGGAGGCTGGATTCTTTTCTTGCTTGGGTTCGAGGTCGAATACGTGGGAGGATGGTttttggaggaaggaggaggactcggagagtgatgaggagtCGGTAGAGAGTTTTCAGGATGCGGTTGAGAAATTGGAGGTCATTGCAGCAGCGGAGGTGCGTTAG